The Sphingosinicellaceae bacterium genome includes the window CATGGGACTTCCAACCGCAAGGCAGTTTGTTGCAGCAAGTTCGCTGCGAATCACGCCCCGGAGGTCCCTTGAATTGCACGAGCCTTATAACGCGCTGGGGGTAGCCCGCGACACACGTCCGTCGCAACCCGTTACCCTCGTTCGCCCCCACGCCGCCACGCGCGCCGCCCGTTACTTCGTCGAGAAGTTTCCGGGAACGTCGATGTATGCGGTCAAGGCAAACCCGTCGCCCGACCTGCTGCGCATCCTGTGGGATGGCGGTATTCGGACCTTCGACGTTGCCTCGATCGTCGAGGTGCGCCTGGTCCGCGAGACTTTGCCCGAGGCGACCCTGTGCTTCATGCACCCGGTCAAGCCGGCCGAAGCCGTTGCCGAGGCGTACCACGTCCACGGCGTGCGCGTGTTCAGCCTGGATTCGGTCGATGAGGTCGAGAAGATCGTCGCCGCGACCAGCACCAATGGTGTTGCCGCGACCGATCTGACGCTCTGCGTCCGGCTGCGCGTCTCGTCCGCTTATGCCAAGCTCAGCCTCGCTGCCAAGTTCGGCGTCGGCGTCGACGAGGCCGCGCCGGTCCTGCACGCCGCTCGCCAGGCTGCGGACGCGCTCGGCATCTGCTTCCACGTCGGCAGCCAGACGATGAGCCCTGCTGCCTACAGCGACGCGATGGCCCTCGTCCGTGCCGCGATCGTCGAGGCCGGCGTCACCGTCGACGTCATCGATGTCGGTGGCGGCTTCCCGTCGATCTACCCGGGCATGGAGCCGGGTGCCCTCGACCGTTATTTCGAGGTCATCGGTCGCGCCTTCGAGGACCTGCCGGTCAGCTATTCGGCCGAACTCTGGTGCGAGCCGGGTCGGGCGCTGTCGGCGGAGTACGCCAGCATCCTCGTGCGCGTGGAAAAGCGCCGCGGCGAGACGCTGTTCATCAACGACGGTGCCTACGGCGCGCTGTTCGACGCCGCGCACATCGACTGGCGCTTCCCGACCGAACTGGTCCGCAGCGAGAGCAGCCACGCCAAGGAGATGGGCTTCAGCTTCTACGGCCCGACGTGTGACGACATGGACTTCATGCGCGGTCCGTTCATGCTGCCCGCGGACGTCGAGGCTGGCGACTACATCGAGATCGGCATGCTCGGGGCCTACGGCTGCGCGATGCGGACGGCGTTCAACGGCTTCGGCAACGGCGAGACCCGCATTGCCACGGACGAGCCGATGGCCAGCGCCTACGTTGTCACCGAGCCGTCACGCGAGGTCGTTACCCCGATCCGGCGGGCAAAGAGCTAGGCCTTCCACCCTCCCCCCTCGGGGGGAGGGACAGGTAGCGTCTGCGCTACCAGGGAGAGGGAAGTGAGCCGCTCATTTGGCACGTTTCCACCCTGCCCTCACCCTGGTCGCCAAGCGGCGACCGGTCCCTCCCCCTCAAGGGGGGAGGGTAAGAGTTTCCCCGTTCGGCGCTGGATGATCCAGCCGCGGGCGGCACCTGAGGTGCCGAGCCAGTCAGACACTGGAGCACGACCATGACCACCAACGCCATCAACGACACCCGCAAGGCCGAACTGCTCAGCACCACCGTGAAACACATCGACATCCGGTCCTTCGACGCCCGCCCGATCATCGACGGCATGGCCGGCATGAGCTTCACGTCGCGCGACCTCGCCCGCGCGACGGGGATCTACAACGACATGCTGAAGGACCCCGACTGCACGATCTTCCTGGTCATCGCCGGGTCGACGAGCGCCGGCGGCTGCATGGACCTGTATGCCGAGCTGCTGCGCAACAACATGATCGACGGCATCGTCGCCACCGGCGCGACCATCGTCGACATGGATTTCTTCGAGGGCCTGGGCCACAAGCATTATCAGGCGCTCGAGGTGCCCGACGACGACACGCTGCGCTCGCTGCTGATCGACCGGATCTACGACACGTATATCGACGAGGAGCAGCTCCAGCACGTCGACCACACGATCTACGAGATCGCCGAGACGCTGGAGCCGCGCGCCTATTCGAGCCGCGAGTTCATCCGCGAGATGGGCAAGTATCTGGTCGAGCACGGCAAGAAGGAGAACAGCCTGGTCAAGCTCGCGTACGAGCATGACGTGCCGATCTTCTGCCCGGCGTTCGTCGACTCGTCGGCCGGTTTTGGCCTGGTCAAGCACCAGGTCGAGGCCATGAAGGCGGGCAAGCCGTACATGGTCCTCGACGCCATCGCCGACTTCCGCGAGCTGACGCAGATCAAGATCGAAGCCGGCACCACCGGCCTGCTCATGATCGGCGGCGGCGTCCCCAAGAACTTTATCCAGGATACCGTCGTCTGCGCCGAAATCCTCGGCCACGATGACGTCCAGGTCCACAAGTACGCGGTCCAGATCACTGTTGCCGACGTCCGTGACGGTGCCTGCTCGTCTTCGACGCTGCAGGAGGCCGCGAGCTGGGGCAAGGTCAACACTGGCATCGAGCAGATGGTCTTCGCCGAGGCCGGCTCGGTGATGCCGCTGCTGGCGTCGGATGCGTATCACCGCGGCTACTGGAAGGACCGCGCGGT containing:
- a CDS encoding deoxyhypusine synthase; this encodes MTTNAINDTRKAELLSTTVKHIDIRSFDARPIIDGMAGMSFTSRDLARATGIYNDMLKDPDCTIFLVIAGSTSAGGCMDLYAELLRNNMIDGIVATGATIVDMDFFEGLGHKHYQALEVPDDDTLRSLLIDRIYDTYIDEEQLQHVDHTIYEIAETLEPRAYSSREFIREMGKYLVEHGKKENSLVKLAYEHDVPIFCPAFVDSSAGFGLVKHQVEAMKAGKPYMVLDAIADFRELTQIKIEAGTTGLLMIGGGVPKNFIQDTVVCAEILGHDDVQVHKYAVQITVADVRDGACSSSTLQEAASWGKVNTGIEQMVFAEAGSVMPLLASDAYHRGYWKDRAVRGWAKLFEA
- a CDS encoding type III PLP-dependent enzyme is translated as MHEPYNALGVARDTRPSQPVTLVRPHAATRAARYFVEKFPGTSMYAVKANPSPDLLRILWDGGIRTFDVASIVEVRLVRETLPEATLCFMHPVKPAEAVAEAYHVHGVRVFSLDSVDEVEKIVAATSTNGVAATDLTLCVRLRVSSAYAKLSLAAKFGVGVDEAAPVLHAARQAADALGICFHVGSQTMSPAAYSDAMALVRAAIVEAGVTVDVIDVGGGFPSIYPGMEPGALDRYFEVIGRAFEDLPVSYSAELWCEPGRALSAEYASILVRVEKRRGETLFINDGAYGALFDAAHIDWRFPTELVRSESSHAKEMGFSFYGPTCDDMDFMRGPFMLPADVEAGDYIEIGMLGAYGCAMRTAFNGFGNGETRIATDEPMASAYVVTEPSREVVTPIRRAKS